CAACAGAATTAAAAGTAGTTAAGCcaaaggctaacgttagctgccttAGCTTTTTCCTCGGTTGGCAGCAGTCGTTATCCTAGCGCTTATTAGCATAGCTAGCTAATCATTCATATTGGAGAGGTACCTTTTTACCTATTTTGATCCtagtttgttgtgtttgttgtatCGTGGCTGACACTGTTAAAGTTCGTCCCAGTTAGTACAAGCTAGATATTCTGGCAGGTACCTTAACATAACAGTGACGTAACGTTAAGCGAACTTTAACTAACGTTACTGCTAATGAGCTGTTTAGGAAGAAATATAAAGGTCAGAATGCACTGGTGGATGCTTTTCTTCTCAGCTTTATTAACACGTCTGATATTATTTTAGGGTCAAAGCCAGAGTGGAGGCCACGGTCCGGGGGGAGGCAAGAAGGATGACAAGGTGAGAATGACACAGCttctgctagctaacggtagtgTCACAACTTGTTGTTTTGGTAACGCTAGCACAATTATTATAGTACAATTATTTTGTGTAGCCTCTGAACTAAACTAACTCGTTTATTATTGGCACTAAATGTTCAAATTAAAGccaaaattacattttcaaacaaattgtATATGTGACATTTGATGACAAATATGTATATGTGACATATTATATTTAGGATGGTTTTAAATGACAATTACGGCTGCAAAATCATATGTAATAAACGGTAAGGCAATCgcctttatatttatttattcattcagttAGTCTATACATTACTCAAAGATATTTTGTTTTGCCTCAACTCTATTTTTCTCACTATCTGACCAGCCAGCCACACATGCTGTTTGTTAAACACTGGTCTACCACAGGCTTCATtcaaaaacaaagaataaaaacagcttATCTACTACATGTAGGCATATATCTTGTAGGGCAGTCTGTGCCTaggtaacaaacaaacaaacaaacaagtatTTAAACACTATAGTTGATCATGTGTTTCTCGCTATTACCTTTCCTGACACGTTTCATCCCACTTTGTCCCATTTTGAAGGATAAGAAAAAGAAGTATGAGCCTCCAATTCCCACCAGAGTTGgcaagagaaagaagaagaccAAGGGACCAGATGCTGCCAGTAAACTACCATTAGGTAAGGTCTGGTCTGGTAGCCTGTCTCGGTTTTTGCAGTTGTTTTTCATGAGAAGTGTTCCATTCTTACGACTACCGCCTAGCATTATTTTGACTGGGGATACTGTTTGGCAGTTATCCCTGACATCCCTGGTAGAGAGATTGTAACACAATAAAACCACCTTATTTGGCATTATTGAATAAAAAGAGAACGCAAAGCAACACAATCTGCTGTAACTGATAAGGGGGTGGAAGCAGGATATTGACAGCGTTCAAGAGTAAGAAGGTCTGTGAAACAAAGTGTTTGTGGTTGGATCAAATTGGTGTTTATataaatttttttcttttcttcagtgTACGCTTTACATATGCCGGCCTGTGTTTGTCTTTCAGTGACCCCTCACACTCAATGCCGTCTGAAGCTGCTGAAGCAGGAGCGGATCAAAGACTACCTGTTGATGGAGGAGGAGTTCATCAGAAACCAGGAGCAGATGAAGCCTCTGGAAGAGAAACAGGAGGTCAGTTCTTGTTATACATGTACCTCACTTGCTTTTGTGCGGTATATTTGGGTAAAATGTAGGTACAATAATCCAGACCAAATCTTCACCTCTGCTACTATTTCTCTGTTACAATATTCCTGGTCTTATCTTTTTAACAGGAGGAGAGGTCAAAGGTAGACGACCTGCGGGGGACCCCCATGTCCGTGGGCACTCTGGAGGAAATCATCGATGACAACCACGCCATCGTTTCCACCTCAGTGGGATCAGAGCACTACGTCAGCATCCTGTCCTTTGTGGATAAGGATCTGCTTGAGCCAGGCTGCTCTGTCCTGCTCAACCACAAGGTAATATCCACGGAGAATCCTTCATTTGGGttaccttattttttttaaatgcgttCATAAGTCACAAGttgtcctgtgtttgtgtgtcacttGTAGGTTCATGCAGTGATTGGCGTGCTGATGGATGACACTGATCCCCTGGTGACGGTGATGAAGGTGGAGAAGGCCCCACAAGAAACCTACGCTGACATCGGAGGACTGGACAATCAGATCCAGGAGATCAAGGTGCAGTATATAATGCATGCACTTCGACCTGCAATGTCAAAATGGGCCTGGGCCCTGAGTAGGCCACTGTtcagcaaaagttacatagtattgCTTTAAAGTCGTTAGTGgttagaaagcaaaaaaaacgcCAGAATGTTAAAGTAGAGTGAGACCTTTTCCTGCAGCTCTCTTTCTTCCCTCTTTGTCGCACGGGGCATATGCATGCGCAGAGCAGCCAATGGGAacgctctttctctctttgaaaTGCCCTGTggttggccaaagtctcccgtcaTAAGTTAGAGTTTCTAAAACCTGAAAACGGAGCCAGGAGGAAGTGCAGAAGTcgctcagaccacttgaattacaaaatgctgaaagattattattattgttattattattattattatggaagTTTTGTCCAACCACGGCAAAAGTAAGTTGgctaccacagctttaaagtTATACTGCACCCAAAATCTTTGTAGTgtaaaatgcccccccccccccccgtggaCTTAAAAGGTAGTCATTACATGTTGGTTGCTTTGTTAGTTATaattccacatttttcacaaccGGTAAAGGTATCCTATTGAGGTAGATTTTCTCAAACCACTTTTGCTGCATCATTTATCTGTTCTCCGTCTGTATTACTAGTTTtccaaacaaaaatcaaatattGATCACAATATGGCTAATACCTTTTGTAGCTTTCACAGAGACCCGGTTACATCACTTGCAACTACTTTTGCTGAGCGACTAACTTAAGCAGATTGAAGGTTGAATTGTTTATGTATCTAACACTTCAGTTTGCTGTTGGTTTTAATAGGAGTCGGTGGAGCTGCCTCTCACACATCCAGAGTATTATGAGGAGATGGGCATAAAGCCTCCCAAAGGTGTCATCCTGTATGGAGCGCCTGGCACAGGTGAGTGCTTCCATGGTACCAACAGTGGTAAAGAAAATATTCACTTTGAAGAAGCTGAAAAAATTTCACCTTCCTTTCAAAAAAATACTCaaaattgattatcaaaatagttggcgattaatttaatagttgataactaatcgattaatctttttATCCACTTACCTTCCAATAAGTGATAGGGAAATGAGGAAGAGAATGAAAAATATGGCAgcattgtaattgttttttcaGTTATTTCATGAAGGCTGAACATGGTACCTTACTTTGTACAGTCCACTTAAAATACACTCATAGAAAATGATTATAATAATCCCCATCACTCTTTATGATACACTGATGAAGAGAATCATATATACGGTTTACACGCACGTATAGCATAGCATAGCCTAACCTTAAGTTTCCGGTTC
The Sander vitreus isolate 19-12246 chromosome 18, sanVit1, whole genome shotgun sequence genome window above contains:
- the LOC144533369 gene encoding 26S proteasome regulatory subunit 4, translating into MGQSQSGGHGPGGGKKDDKDKKKKYEPPIPTRVGKRKKKTKGPDAASKLPLVTPHTQCRLKLLKQERIKDYLLMEEEFIRNQEQMKPLEEKQEEERSKVDDLRGTPMSVGTLEEIIDDNHAIVSTSVGSEHYVSILSFVDKDLLEPGCSVLLNHKVHAVIGVLMDDTDPLVTVMKVEKAPQETYADIGGLDNQIQEIKESVELPLTHPEYYEEMGIKPPKGVILYGAPGTGKTLLAKAVANQTSATFLRVVGSELIQKYLGDGPKLVRELFRVAEEYAPSIVFIDEIDAIGTKRYDSNSGGEREIQRTMLELLNQLDGFDSRGDVKVIMATNRIETLDPALIRPGRIDRKIEFPLPDEKTKRRIFQIHTSRMTVADDVTLDDLILAKDDLSGADIKAICTEAGLMALRERRMKVTNEDFKKSKENVLYKKQEGTPEGLYL